A single genomic interval of Noviherbaspirillum cavernae harbors:
- a CDS encoding DedA family protein — protein MDVAGWVGQYGYAAIALGMFVEGEAVLLMGGVAAARGHLTLPYVIMVAAIAGFMADQACFHAGRHYGSALLSRFPSVQTRAEHVNKLLRRHQVPLILSIRFLYGLRTAGLIAIGMSGVSPYRFLVLDFISALAWATLIGCAGYFFGRAIMRLLAEASTHELWLAGGLLLAVSLSLLLLLRARATRAER, from the coding sequence ATGGATGTTGCAGGCTGGGTAGGACAATACGGATATGCGGCGATCGCGCTAGGCATGTTTGTCGAAGGAGAGGCGGTGCTGCTCATGGGCGGAGTGGCCGCAGCGCGCGGCCATCTGACGCTGCCGTACGTGATCATGGTTGCCGCGATCGCGGGTTTCATGGCCGATCAGGCGTGCTTCCATGCCGGCCGCCACTACGGCTCCGCACTCCTGAGCCGGTTCCCCTCGGTGCAAACGCGTGCCGAACATGTCAACAAGCTGCTCCGCCGCCATCAGGTTCCGCTCATTCTCTCGATCCGCTTCCTGTACGGCCTGCGCACTGCCGGTCTGATCGCCATCGGCATGAGCGGCGTATCGCCGTACCGATTCCTCGTCCTCGACTTCATCAGCGCGCTGGCGTGGGCAACGCTCATCGGCTGTGCCGGCTACTTCTTTGGACGCGCGATCATGCGCCTGCTGGCAGAGGCGAGCACCCACGAGTTGTGGCTTGCGGGCGGGCTGCTGCTGGCCGTGTCCTTGTCGCTGCTGTTGCTGCTTCGCGCGAGGGCAACGCGCGCGGAGCGATGA
- a CDS encoding alpha/beta hydrolase, which produces MNIRTKRLLSGIAGLAGTAWLGALAAIAASQHKLIFDPIRTKVVERPRSTGHRTRPVVLRSADGTRLCGWLLVPVALGRHPAVIYFGGRSEEVSWVARDAAAMFPGMAVLVMNYRGYGDSHGNPGERQMIEDGRMLFDWLAGHRRVDPARVAVVGRSLGSGVALQVAAHRPVSALALITPYDSVLALAKRRFRSLPVALVLRHRFESVKYARHVSAPTLVLRAESDDVVPHLHTDLLVSQLGAEVIDQTVPASDHCNIPYLPATQQCIANFLRGRFIVVDEAKSTVIGPAIAAPA; this is translated from the coding sequence ATGAATATTCGAACCAAACGCCTGCTTTCAGGCATTGCCGGCCTTGCCGGTACCGCATGGCTTGGCGCACTTGCAGCGATCGCCGCCTCGCAGCACAAACTCATTTTCGATCCCATTCGCACCAAGGTGGTGGAACGGCCGCGCAGCACCGGGCATCGGACGCGCCCGGTCGTGCTGCGCAGCGCCGATGGCACGCGTCTGTGCGGGTGGCTGCTGGTACCCGTGGCGCTGGGCAGGCACCCGGCGGTGATTTACTTCGGCGGCCGCTCGGAGGAGGTGTCGTGGGTCGCACGCGATGCGGCGGCGATGTTTCCCGGCATGGCGGTGCTGGTGATGAATTATCGCGGCTACGGCGACTCGCACGGCAACCCGGGCGAGCGCCAGATGATCGAGGACGGCAGGATGCTGTTCGACTGGCTGGCGGGCCACCGGCGCGTCGATCCGGCGCGCGTGGCGGTGGTCGGGCGCAGCCTCGGTTCCGGCGTGGCGCTGCAGGTGGCGGCGCATCGACCGGTCTCTGCGCTCGCCCTGATCACGCCGTACGACTCGGTTCTCGCGCTCGCGAAGCGTCGCTTCCGTTCGCTGCCGGTGGCGCTGGTGCTCAGGCACCGCTTCGAGTCGGTGAAGTATGCGCGGCACGTGTCGGCACCCACGCTCGTGCTGCGCGCCGAGTCCGATGACGTGGTGCCGCATCTGCATACCGATCTGCTGGTGTCGCAACTGGGCGCGGAGGTGATCGATCAGACCGTGCCCGCTTCGGATCATTGCAATATTCCCTACCTGCCGGCGACGCAGCAGTGCATTGCGAACTTTCTGCGCGGCCGCTTCATCGTCGTCGACGAAGCGAAGAGCACGGTGATCGGCCCGGCGATCGCGGCACCGGCTTGA
- a CDS encoding glycoside hydrolase family 15 protein has protein sequence MSTLQPDIRDLALIGDRKTCAVVTRNASIVWYCPERFDHPSLLAALLDEDKGGAWTVEPSSAIKGSIKGSRRYLEHSGVLETRLRMQGGECTITDWMPLGAAVPDGVCRLFSSAPQRIAIVLKPAPDYARGTADLQPHEEGVRIDGRYCLHASHPLVIEDGAIRFELPAGEEGWAVLANASMARPREADVRRWLNVTLDQWRDIASETAYAGPFETEVAQSLRALRLMTYAPNGGIIAAATTSLPEVPGGHRNYDYRYVWLRDTGMIMSALVRAGSQGGAARQFLEFICGSKQEDARKPLLPPFVSLDYQPAPDEVELPLGGYLGSRPVRIGNNANDQMQLDGFANVLLAAKLIYDRYGTREHWDTVRQLADFLAAHWRQEDNGIWEEHDLRQYTAGKVITSCALRYLAEHADNDAQARRWRDAAGEIHDHVAAHCLNAEGAYAAVAGGEAVDVSAALFPVWGYTAADAPEMLATMRVLERDHSDGRLYRRHLEEFDARKEGAFLAGTIWVAQYWVMRKDLPRARMLLETALKYANDLGFFAEEADAGSGRMLGNFPQTFVHAAFIGAVIDYRNALTGSGNGADARAAGNG, from the coding sequence ATGTCGACGCTTCAACCTGACATCCGCGATCTCGCCCTCATCGGCGATCGCAAGACATGTGCCGTTGTGACGCGCAATGCCTCCATCGTCTGGTACTGCCCAGAGCGCTTCGACCATCCTTCCCTGCTGGCGGCGCTGCTGGATGAGGACAAGGGCGGCGCATGGACGGTCGAGCCGTCGTCCGCAATCAAGGGCAGCATCAAGGGCAGCCGGCGTTATCTCGAACACAGCGGGGTGCTGGAAACGCGTTTGCGCATGCAAGGCGGCGAATGCACGATAACGGACTGGATGCCGCTCGGCGCCGCCGTGCCGGACGGAGTTTGCCGGCTGTTTTCCTCTGCGCCGCAACGGATCGCCATCGTGCTGAAGCCCGCGCCGGATTATGCGAGGGGCACGGCCGATCTGCAGCCGCATGAGGAGGGCGTGCGCATCGACGGGCGATACTGCCTGCACGCCTCGCATCCGCTTGTCATCGAAGATGGCGCGATCCGTTTCGAGCTGCCGGCGGGGGAGGAAGGCTGGGCCGTGCTGGCGAATGCATCGATGGCAAGACCGCGAGAAGCGGATGTGCGGCGCTGGCTGAACGTCACGCTCGATCAATGGCGCGACATTGCGTCCGAGACCGCATACGCGGGCCCGTTCGAAACGGAAGTCGCGCAATCGCTGCGCGCATTGCGCCTGATGACCTATGCGCCCAATGGCGGCATCATCGCGGCGGCCACGACTTCGCTGCCGGAGGTGCCGGGCGGGCATCGCAACTACGACTACCGCTACGTGTGGCTGCGCGACACCGGCATGATCATGAGCGCGCTGGTGCGTGCCGGCAGCCAGGGCGGCGCTGCACGGCAGTTCCTCGAATTCATCTGCGGCTCGAAACAGGAGGATGCGCGCAAGCCGCTGCTGCCGCCTTTCGTGTCGCTCGATTATCAGCCCGCGCCGGACGAAGTCGAATTGCCGCTTGGCGGCTATCTCGGCAGCCGTCCGGTCCGCATCGGCAACAATGCAAACGACCAGATGCAACTGGATGGATTCGCCAACGTGCTGCTCGCCGCGAAACTGATCTACGACCGCTACGGCACACGCGAGCACTGGGACACGGTCAGGCAGCTTGCCGATTTCCTCGCCGCCCATTGGCGGCAGGAGGACAACGGCATCTGGGAAGAGCATGACCTCCGCCAGTACACGGCCGGCAAGGTCATCACCTCATGCGCGCTGCGCTATCTGGCCGAGCATGCCGACAACGATGCGCAGGCGCGGCGCTGGCGCGATGCGGCAGGCGAGATCCACGATCATGTCGCCGCGCATTGCCTCAATGCCGAAGGCGCATATGCCGCAGTGGCCGGCGGCGAAGCGGTCGATGTATCCGCCGCGCTGTTCCCGGTGTGGGGCTACACGGCTGCCGATGCGCCGGAAATGCTGGCGACCATGCGCGTGCTGGAACGCGACCATTCGGACGGACGTCTCTATCGCAGACACCTGGAGGAATTCGATGCGCGCAAGGAAGGAGCGTTCCTGGCCGGCACCATCTGGGTCGCGCAGTACTGGGTGATGCGCAAGGACTTGCCGCGGGCGCGCATGCTGCTGGAAACCGCATTGAAGTATGCCAACGATCTCGGATTTTTCGCCGAGGAAGCCGATGCGGGAAGCGGCAGGATGCTGGGGAATTTTCCGCAGACCTTCGTGCATGCCGCCTTCATCGGCGCCGTGATCGATTACAGGAATGCGCTCACCGGTTCCGGCAACGGGGCAGATGCAAGGGCAGCGGGGAACGGATGA
- a CDS encoding AAA family ATPase translates to MNDRDTGRTDVSLQMEHILYEVKKVVVGQDHFLERVLVAILAQGHLLVEGVPGLAKTLTIKTLARTIRGTFHRVQFTPDLVPADLVGTRIYNQKTGEFNTSFGPVFTNLLLADEINRAPAKVQSALLEVMQEYQVTIAGESHPVPAPFLVMATQNPIETEGTYPLPEAQVDRFMMKVLVGYPSEEEEFVIVNRVTGPASAVTAVTTTDQLADLQRICRSGYVDPSLVQYAVRLVAATRDPARYGVSNMAQYLTYGASPRATIHLVEGARALAFLRGRSYVLPEDMTDIAPDVLRHRLSLSYEALSEGMTPDHLIRRLMKHIPAPEKPLDTHVKVDANT, encoded by the coding sequence ATGAATGACAGAGACACAGGCCGCACCGACGTATCGCTCCAGATGGAGCACATCCTCTACGAAGTGAAAAAGGTCGTGGTCGGCCAGGACCACTTTCTCGAGCGCGTGCTGGTGGCGATCCTGGCGCAGGGCCACCTGCTGGTCGAAGGCGTGCCCGGCCTGGCGAAGACGCTGACCATCAAGACGCTGGCGCGCACCATCCGCGGCACCTTCCATCGCGTGCAGTTCACGCCCGACCTGGTGCCGGCCGATCTGGTGGGCACGCGCATCTACAACCAGAAGACCGGCGAATTCAACACCTCGTTCGGCCCGGTCTTCACCAACCTGCTGCTGGCCGACGAGATCAACCGCGCCCCGGCCAAGGTGCAGAGCGCGCTGCTGGAAGTGATGCAGGAGTACCAGGTCACGATCGCCGGCGAGAGCCATCCCGTGCCCGCGCCCTTCCTCGTGATGGCGACACAGAATCCGATCGAGACCGAAGGCACCTATCCCTTGCCGGAAGCGCAGGTGGACCGCTTCATGATGAAGGTGCTGGTCGGCTATCCGAGCGAGGAGGAAGAGTTCGTCATCGTCAATCGCGTCACCGGCCCGGCGTCGGCGGTGACGGCGGTGACCACCACCGACCAGCTGGCGGACCTGCAGCGCATCTGCCGCTCCGGCTATGTCGATCCCTCGCTGGTGCAGTACGCGGTGCGGCTGGTGGCGGCCACGCGCGACCCGGCGCGCTACGGCGTATCCAACATGGCGCAGTACCTGACCTACGGCGCCAGCCCGCGCGCCACCATCCATCTGGTCGAAGGCGCGCGCGCGCTGGCCTTTCTGCGCGGGCGCAGCTATGTGTTGCCGGAGGACATGACCGATATCGCGCCCGACGTGCTGCGGCATCGGCTGTCGCTGTCCTACGAAGCCCTGTCCGAGGGCATGACGCCGGACCATCTGATCCGCCGCCTGATGAAGCACATTCCGGCCCCTGAAAAGCCGCTCGATACCCATGTCAAAGTTGACGCCAACACCTGA
- a CDS encoding DUF2844 domain-containing protein — MELRRLLLLALNSSLLASPLPALAALGGPPETSQASRPVFAANVASTVTPFTMHESLMPSGTVVREYVAAGGIVFAVSWEGPVQPDLRQFLGPYFQQYLQAASVSRTGRGSLTVNRPGLVAQSVGRMRAFSGKAWVPQFVPQGVSVEQLQ, encoded by the coding sequence ATGGAACTCCGACGCCTGCTTCTGCTTGCCTTGAATTCGTCCCTGCTGGCGTCGCCGCTGCCGGCGCTCGCCGCGCTGGGCGGCCCGCCGGAAACCTCGCAGGCGTCGCGACCGGTGTTTGCCGCCAACGTCGCCAGCACCGTCACGCCCTTCACCATGCATGAGAGCCTGATGCCGTCGGGCACTGTGGTGCGCGAATACGTCGCTGCTGGCGGGATCGTGTTTGCGGTGTCATGGGAAGGCCCGGTGCAGCCCGACCTGCGCCAGTTCCTCGGCCCCTATTTCCAGCAGTATCTGCAGGCCGCCTCCGTCAGCCGCACCGGACGCGGCAGTCTGACGGTGAACCGGCCCGGACTCGTGGCGCAATCGGTCGGCCGCATGCGGGCGTTTTCGGGCAAGGCATGGGTGCCGCAATTCGTACCGCAAGGGGTGAGCGTTGAACAATTGCAATAG
- a CDS encoding SDR family NAD(P)-dependent oxidoreductase: protein MDRQRLQGEIAFVTGSDSGIGKATAIAFAKEGADVALTYFHDKQGAEDTARQVEAAGRKAAVFQLDQRDSASVARLFGDMKKTLGTVTILVNAAGIDALGKPVSDMTDEEWDNALRTNLYGPFYCCREFIRGIEGSGRHGTILNITSVHQEIPRAGASGYDASKGGLRNLTTTLALELAEKNINVNNIAPGMVLTPMNQEAIDDPKVLEEQVQSIPMKRAAQPEEIAYAAVFLASDEARYIHGTTLVVDGALMLFQGQGA from the coding sequence ATGGACAGGCAAAGATTGCAGGGCGAGATCGCATTCGTGACAGGGTCGGATTCGGGCATAGGAAAAGCCACCGCCATCGCGTTCGCGAAGGAAGGCGCGGATGTCGCCCTGACCTATTTCCATGACAAGCAGGGCGCGGAGGATACGGCGCGGCAGGTCGAGGCAGCCGGACGCAAGGCGGCGGTCTTTCAGCTCGATCAGCGCGATTCCGCCAGCGTCGCCCGCCTGTTCGGCGACATGAAGAAAACCCTGGGGACCGTCACCATCCTCGTCAACGCCGCCGGCATCGATGCCCTGGGCAAGCCGGTCAGCGACATGACGGACGAGGAATGGGACAACGCATTGCGCACCAACCTGTACGGCCCCTTCTACTGCTGCCGCGAATTCATCCGTGGCATCGAAGGCAGCGGCAGGCACGGCACGATTCTCAATATCACGAGCGTGCATCAGGAGATTCCGCGTGCCGGCGCATCGGGCTACGACGCTTCCAAGGGTGGCTTGCGCAATCTGACGACCACGCTTGCGCTTGAACTCGCCGAGAAGAACATCAACGTCAACAACATCGCGCCGGGCATGGTGCTCACGCCGATGAATCAGGAAGCGATAGACGACCCCAAGGTGCTCGAGGAGCAGGTGCAGTCGATCCCGATGAAGCGCGCCGCGCAGCCAGAGGAAATCGCCTATGCCGCCGTGTTCCTCGCCTCCGATGAGGCGCGCTACATTCACGGCACGACGCTGGTGGTGGATGGGGCGCTGATGCTGTTCCAGGGGCAGGGCGCGTGA
- a CDS encoding VWA domain-containing protein gives MGFLWPQLLALLILVPLLVAGYILLQRRRKKFALRYASLNIVREAMGPGQRWRRHIPPLLFLLSLTLLIVAIARPVTVVTLPSQHDTVILAIDVSGSMRAHDVEPNRIEAALTAVRKFVAETPRTTRIGIVSFAGTASVAQAPTLNREDILAALDRFQLQRATAVGSGILVSLKLIFPDIEFDLESSNPRPNRNGRDPMRGTPFADPPRPQEQDFKPVPPGSYNSAAIILLTDGQATTGPDPVESAKMAAERGVRVFTVGIGTVDGEILGVEGWSMRVRLDEESLKRIAQVTNAEYFYAGTATDLAKVYKTLNSKLVLETKETEITALFAAIAAFFALLAGLLSMLWFNRVL, from the coding sequence ATGGGATTTCTGTGGCCGCAATTGCTCGCCTTGCTGATCCTGGTGCCGCTGCTGGTGGCGGGATACATCCTGCTGCAGCGCCGCCGGAAGAAGTTCGCGCTGCGCTATGCCAGCCTGAATATCGTGCGCGAGGCGATGGGCCCGGGCCAGCGCTGGCGGCGGCACATTCCGCCGCTGCTGTTCCTGCTGTCGCTGACCCTCTTGATCGTCGCCATCGCGCGGCCGGTGACGGTGGTCACGCTGCCTTCGCAGCACGACACGGTGATCCTCGCCATCGACGTCTCCGGCAGCATGCGCGCGCACGACGTCGAGCCCAACCGCATCGAGGCCGCGCTGACGGCGGTGCGCAAGTTCGTCGCGGAAACGCCGCGCACCACCCGCATCGGCATCGTCTCGTTCGCCGGCACCGCGTCGGTCGCGCAGGCGCCGACGCTCAACCGCGAAGACATCCTGGCCGCGCTCGACCGCTTCCAATTGCAGCGCGCAACGGCGGTCGGCAGCGGCATCCTGGTATCGCTCAAGCTGATCTTCCCCGACATCGAGTTCGACCTCGAATCGTCCAACCCGCGCCCCAACCGCAACGGCCGCGACCCCATGCGCGGCACGCCATTCGCCGATCCGCCCCGGCCGCAGGAGCAGGACTTCAAGCCGGTGCCGCCCGGCTCGTACAACTCGGCCGCGATCATCCTGCTGACCGACGGCCAGGCCACCACCGGCCCCGATCCGGTCGAGTCGGCGAAGATGGCCGCCGAACGCGGCGTGCGCGTGTTCACGGTCGGCATCGGCACGGTCGACGGCGAAATCCTCGGCGTGGAAGGCTGGTCGATGCGCGTGCGGCTGGACGAGGAATCGCTCAAGCGCATCGCGCAGGTCACCAATGCCGAATATTTCTACGCAGGCACGGCCACCGATCTCGCCAAGGTCTACAAGACCCTGAACTCGAAGCTCGTGCTGGAAACGAAGGAAACCGAAATCACCGCCCTGTTCGCCGCCATCGCCGCCTTCTTCGCCTTGCTGGCGGGTCTGCTTTCCATGCTGTGGTTCAACCGGGTGTTGTGA
- a CDS encoding S1C family serine protease, with protein sequence MKKVTLYSKSAHSRAQPDAPAKETPAQSGGSGRAHAGATSVASPSVAARPSRLRRFISRHERLLLVLSSVLLSLLLFSAWNASQAPARKITQKDIDAAVLHTLDKNVLPSPETKAYDAIRPSVVRVRQLGKMPEKDAEVVRGVGTGVVVVDKGVILTNLHVVAGADRVQVVFSNGLVSEANVVGLQPENDLAVLQAKTIPDDLIPATLKSTGDLALGEKVIAVGFPFGIGPSVSSGVISGLTREYQSPEGQRLLTNLIQFDAAANPGNSGGPLVTMDGSVVGIVTAILNPTTEDFFIGIGFAVPIENAASAVGTSPF encoded by the coding sequence ATGAAGAAAGTAACGCTCTACAGCAAGTCCGCGCATTCGCGCGCGCAGCCGGATGCGCCTGCGAAGGAGACTCCGGCGCAATCCGGCGGCAGCGGTCGCGCGCATGCCGGCGCAACCAGTGTCGCGTCGCCTTCCGTCGCCGCGCGGCCATCACGGCTGCGGCGTTTCATCAGCCGCCACGAGCGCCTGCTGCTGGTGCTGTCGTCCGTGCTGCTGTCCCTGCTCCTGTTCAGCGCCTGGAACGCCAGCCAGGCGCCGGCGCGCAAGATCACGCAAAAGGATATCGACGCGGCGGTGCTGCACACGCTCGACAAGAACGTGCTGCCGTCACCGGAGACAAAGGCCTACGATGCGATCCGGCCGTCGGTGGTGCGCGTGCGCCAGCTCGGCAAGATGCCGGAAAAGGATGCGGAAGTGGTGCGCGGCGTCGGCACCGGCGTGGTGGTGGTGGACAAGGGCGTGATCCTGACCAACCTGCATGTGGTGGCGGGCGCGGATCGCGTGCAGGTGGTGTTCTCCAATGGCCTCGTTTCCGAGGCGAATGTGGTCGGCTTGCAGCCGGAAAACGATCTTGCCGTATTGCAGGCAAAAACCATCCCCGACGATTTGATACCGGCGACGCTGAAATCGACGGGCGATCTGGCTCTCGGCGAAAAGGTGATCGCGGTCGGATTTCCGTTCGGCATCGGCCCCTCGGTGTCGTCGGGCGTCATCTCCGGCCTGACGCGCGAATACCAGTCGCCGGAAGGCCAGCGTCTGCTGACCAACCTGATCCAGTTCGACGCCGCGGCCAATCCCGGCAACTCGGGCGGCCCGCTGGTGACGATGGATGGCTCGGTGGTCGGCATCGTCACCGCGATCCTCAATCCCACGACCGAGGATTTTTTCATCGGCATCGGTTTTGCCGTTCCCATCGAAAACGCGGCATCGGCGGTCGGCACGTCGCCTTTCTAG
- a CDS encoding DUF58 domain-containing protein — translation MSKLTPTPEAILRRLEWTVIHRLDGLLHGDYHTLFRGAGVDLADLREYEYQDDVRHIDWNVTARMQTPYVRVYNEDRDITAWFLLDLSPSVDFGSQDVKKSGISTELVTVLARMLSQHGNRVGAIMYGGKVDAVIPARCGRRQVLHILHRMLTRPALPQSDATNLTVLLRSAMQIIPRRSMVFVVSDFISRPGWVKPLAYLARRHEIVAVRLYDRLEMELPDLGLLVIQDAETGEQVFVDTHDRTFRDRFSASAARREQELRDAFRHAGVDALELATDDDLMDAILRFADLRKRRSRLAAGGTLPHHLEQ, via the coding sequence ATGTCAAAGTTGACGCCAACACCTGAAGCCATCCTGCGCCGGCTGGAATGGACGGTGATCCATCGGCTTGACGGCCTGCTGCACGGTGACTACCACACGCTGTTTCGCGGCGCGGGGGTCGATCTGGCCGACCTGCGCGAATACGAATACCAGGACGATGTGCGCCACATCGACTGGAACGTCACCGCGCGCATGCAGACGCCCTACGTGCGCGTGTACAACGAGGATCGCGACATCACCGCATGGTTCCTGCTCGACCTTTCCCCGTCGGTGGATTTCGGCTCGCAGGACGTGAAGAAGAGCGGCATCTCGACCGAGCTGGTGACGGTGCTGGCGCGCATGTTGAGCCAGCACGGCAACCGCGTCGGCGCCATCATGTACGGCGGCAAGGTCGATGCGGTGATCCCGGCGCGCTGCGGCCGCCGGCAGGTGCTGCACATCCTGCACCGCATGCTGACGCGGCCCGCACTGCCGCAGTCCGACGCGACCAATCTGACCGTGCTGCTGCGCAGTGCGATGCAGATCATTCCGCGCCGCTCGATGGTGTTCGTGGTGTCGGACTTCATCAGCCGGCCCGGCTGGGTCAAACCGCTGGCATACCTTGCCCGGCGTCATGAGATCGTCGCGGTGCGGCTGTACGACCGGTTGGAAATGGAACTGCCCGATCTCGGCCTGCTGGTGATCCAGGATGCCGAAACCGGTGAGCAGGTCTTCGTCGATACGCACGACCGCACGTTCCGCGACCGCTTCTCGGCCAGCGCCGCGCGGCGCGAACAGGAGTTGCGCGACGCCTTCCGTCATGCCGGCGTGGATGCGCTGGAACTGGCGACCGACGACGACCTGATGGACGCGATCCTGCGTTTTGCCGACCTGCGCAAGCGGCGCAGCCGGCTGGCGGCCGGCGGCACGCTGCCGCATCACCTGGAGCAATGA
- a CDS encoding calcium:proton antiporter has product MLASWIRLAFAWTTVAVFFIFGGDWLADLSSTPKSLALFAWLFVIILWCVFGVVKEADHLAEMLGEPLGTLVLTLSVVIIEVVLIGAVMLDAKESPTVGRDTMFAVLMIILNGVVGLVLLLGGLKHVEQSYNLQGASAYLALILPLSFIALILPNFTQSTADGSLTRTQAFFFSLFTVTLYGIFLVIQTGRHRGFFIEPGQEEVAAHAAPVTHSRGEVMRHVALLVVTILPIVLLSKQLAKLVDHSIAVLGAPPVLGGVLIAIIIFTPEGLSALRAALDNQLQRATNLCLGAAASTIGLTVPAVLGIGLLTGKPVVLGLDQAGMALLALTLLLSTITFSGTRTTLLEGAVHLVVFMVYIVLIFSP; this is encoded by the coding sequence ATGCTTGCAAGCTGGATACGATTGGCATTTGCCTGGACCACGGTTGCCGTGTTTTTCATCTTCGGCGGCGACTGGCTGGCCGACCTCTCTTCCACGCCCAAATCGCTGGCGCTGTTTGCCTGGCTGTTCGTCATCATCCTGTGGTGCGTTTTCGGGGTCGTGAAAGAAGCGGATCATCTTGCCGAGATGCTCGGCGAGCCGCTTGGCACGCTGGTGCTGACCTTGTCGGTGGTCATCATCGAAGTGGTGCTGATCGGCGCGGTCATGCTGGATGCCAAGGAATCGCCGACGGTCGGACGCGACACCATGTTCGCGGTCCTGATGATCATCCTCAATGGCGTCGTCGGACTGGTATTGTTGCTGGGCGGATTGAAGCATGTGGAACAGTCGTACAACCTGCAGGGAGCATCGGCCTATCTCGCATTGATCCTGCCCTTGTCTTTCATCGCGCTCATTCTTCCGAATTTCACGCAATCGACCGCCGACGGCAGCCTCACGCGCACGCAGGCATTCTTTTTCTCACTGTTTACCGTCACGCTTTACGGCATCTTTCTCGTGATCCAGACCGGACGCCATCGCGGCTTTTTCATCGAACCGGGTCAGGAAGAAGTCGCTGCCCATGCCGCGCCTGTCACGCATTCGCGCGGCGAAGTGATGCGGCATGTCGCTCTCCTCGTCGTCACGATATTGCCGATCGTGCTGCTCTCCAAACAGCTTGCCAAGCTGGTCGATCACAGCATTGCCGTGCTCGGCGCGCCGCCGGTTCTGGGCGGCGTCCTCATCGCCATCATCATCTTCACACCGGAAGGACTCAGCGCCCTGCGCGCGGCGCTGGATAACCAGCTGCAACGCGCGACCAATCTCTGTCTCGGCGCAGCCGCATCGACCATCGGCCTGACCGTTCCCGCCGTGCTCGGTATCGGCCTTCTCACCGGCAAGCCCGTGGTGCTCGGGCTTGACCAGGCCGGCATGGCGCTGCTGGCACTCACGCTGCTGCTCAGCACGATCACCTTTTCCGGCACGCGCACGACGCTGCTCGAAGGGGCAGTGCATCTGGTCGTGTTCATGGTGTATATCGTGCTGATCTTCAGTCCCTGA
- a CDS encoding cyanophycinase, translating into MKRRNILIAGIGALGCWRLAAHAAAVTHQEAVRIVPPSVPPSAPPSASPQHRQGRLVIIGGAEDRTGDKLILRRFVELTGRDDPQIAVLTAASAFPDFAWGRYDQVLTEIGVRRRVYLAINTPDDCNDPALAAQIVQSDGVFIGGGDQRRLVSLIGGTEIEKAIRYAYLARGACIAGTSAGAAAMSRHMLAGRGVSDGMGLLEGAIIDQHFSQRRRLARLLAAVARNPRLLGIGVDEDTALVISKGHGFEVLGAGGVTLVDARRLPQPLEGFEPDQLLQLPEMQVHWLPQGASYRLAANAAGERGALVLPEAHRAQPAQPALHELLPMLPQL; encoded by the coding sequence ATGAAACGAAGAAACATTCTGATTGCGGGGATCGGCGCGCTCGGGTGCTGGCGGCTGGCGGCGCACGCGGCTGCGGTGACGCACCAGGAGGCGGTGCGTATCGTGCCACCCTCAGTGCCGCCCTCCGCGCCGCCGTCTGCATCGCCGCAGCACAGGCAGGGTCGCCTCGTCATCATCGGCGGCGCGGAGGATCGCACCGGCGACAAGCTCATCCTGCGCCGTTTCGTCGAACTGACCGGGCGCGACGATCCGCAGATCGCGGTGCTGACCGCCGCCAGCGCCTTTCCCGACTTCGCCTGGGGCCGCTACGATCAGGTGCTGACCGAGATCGGCGTGCGGCGGCGCGTGTACCTCGCGATCAACACGCCCGACGATTGCAACGATCCGGCACTGGCGGCGCAGATCGTGCAGTCGGACGGCGTCTTCATCGGCGGCGGCGACCAGCGTCGGCTCGTGTCGCTGATCGGCGGCACCGAGATCGAGAAGGCGATCCGCTACGCCTATCTGGCGCGCGGCGCATGCATCGCCGGCACCAGCGCGGGCGCGGCGGCGATGTCGCGCCACATGCTTGCCGGGCGCGGCGTGAGCGACGGCATGGGCCTGCTGGAGGGGGCGATCATCGACCAGCACTTCTCGCAGCGGCGACGCCTCGCGCGGCTGCTGGCGGCGGTGGCCAGGAACCCGCGGCTGCTCGGCATCGGCGTCGATGAAGACACCGCGCTCGTGATCAGCAAGGGGCACGGCTTCGAGGTGCTCGGCGCGGGTGGCGTGACGCTGGTGGATGCGCGCCGCCTGCCGCAGCCGCTCGAGGGGTTTGAGCCCGACCAGCTGCTGCAACTGCCAGAGATGCAGGTGCACTGGCTGCCGCAAGGCGCGTCCTACCGGCTTGCGGCCAACGCGGCTGGGGAGCGCGGCGCGCTGGTGCTGCCCGAGGCGCATCGCGCGCAGCCCGCGCAGCCCGCGCTCCACGAACTTCTGCCGATGCTGCCGCAGCTCTGA